The proteins below come from a single Candidatus Binataceae bacterium genomic window:
- the nuoK gene encoding NADH-quinone oxidoreductase subunit NuoK, translating into MIPLTYLLGLSATLFAIGVCGVIVRRNILVMLMSIEIMLNAVNLAFIALAHRLASMDGQVIVFFVMTVAAAESAVGLGLIISIFRNRDTVQADELTMLRW; encoded by the coding sequence ATGATCCCGCTTACGTATTTGCTGGGCCTCAGCGCGACGCTGTTCGCCATCGGCGTATGTGGCGTGATCGTCCGCCGCAATATCCTGGTGATGCTGATGTCGATCGAAATTATGCTTAACGCGGTGAACCTTGCGTTTATCGCCCTTGCGCATCGGCTCGCCTCGATGGACGGACAGGTCATCGTGTTCTTCGTGATGACCGTGGCGGCGGCGGAATCCGCGGTCGGCCTCGGCCTAATCATCTCGATCTTCCGCAACCGCGATACGGTGCAGGCGGACGAGCTCACGATGCTGAGATGGTGA
- a CDS encoding NADH-quinone oxidoreductase subunit J codes for MISLWVFFFLAALAIIFALGVIIQTNPVHSLLSLVMTLLTLALLFIQQDAVVVGLLQIIVYAGAIMVLFLFVIWLLNLQAQADRGHLPLKFFGSIAAAALGAELLMFLLHPHLQVKHVELPADYGSLASLAHKLFTDYLVAFEATSILLLAAVVGAIAIARRPSAPVRVEQQIEQGAAR; via the coding sequence GTGATTTCGCTCTGGGTGTTCTTCTTCCTGGCGGCGCTGGCGATCATTTTCGCGCTCGGCGTGATTATCCAGACCAATCCCGTGCATTCGCTGTTGTCGCTGGTGATGACGCTGCTCACGCTCGCGCTCCTTTTCATCCAGCAGGACGCGGTCGTTGTCGGACTGCTGCAGATAATCGTCTACGCCGGCGCGATCATGGTCCTGTTCCTGTTCGTGATCTGGCTGCTCAACCTGCAGGCGCAGGCCGACCGCGGTCATCTGCCGCTCAAGTTTTTCGGCTCGATTGCCGCGGCTGCACTGGGCGCCGAGCTGCTGATGTTCCTGCTTCACCCGCATCTTCAGGTAAAGCACGTCGAGCTGCCTGCGGATTACGGCTCGCTCGCGTCGCTCGCGCACAAGCTGTTTACCGACTACCTGGTAGCGTTCGAGGCCACCTCGATCCTGCTGCTGGCCGCCGTCGTCGGCGCGATCGCGATCGCCCGCCGCCCGTCCGCGCCGGTTCGGGTCGAGCAGCAGATCGAACAGGGAGCCGCGCGATGA